CGTAGCCCGGGCCGCGGTCGAAGAACGGCTCCTCGCCGCGCTCGGCCCGGCGGCGCTCCCGCTCCGCGGCCGTGGCCTCGGCGTCGTGACCGAGGTCGTCGGTCTCGAGCGAGCCGGTGAGGACCACGCCGTAGTCGGCGAGTGCGGCTTCGGGGGTCACCTTGTGCCAGGTGACGTCGCGGACCACCAGCGCGGGGTCGCGGTCCAGGGGGTCGCCCCAGCCGCCACCACCGGTGGTGCAGATCCGGATGACGTCGCCGGCCTTCACGAACTCGGCGTCGGCCAGTGCGTCGACGTCGCGCTCGTCGGGCGTGCCCGGGTTGATGGTGACCCGGAACGGCGCGCCCGCCTTGCCGCCCTTCACGCCCCAGCAGGCCAGGATCGACCGGTCGGCGATGGACATGAAGTGCGCGTCCTTGAGCATCCGCAGGTGCTTCTCGTAGCCCAGGCCGCCGCGGAACTGGCCCGCTCCCCCGGAGTCGGGGGCCAGGGCGAGCTTCTCCACGAGGAACGGGAAGCGCGACTCGGTGAACTCGGTCGGCAGGTTCCGCGAGTCGGGCACCACGTGGATGGTGTCCTCGCCGTCGGCGTAGTAGCGACCGCCGGCGCCACCGCCCAGCACCTCACGCATGAGGTAGGGGCGACCGTCGAGGTCCTCGCCGTACACACCCGTGTAGCGGATGGTCTCCTGGTCGGCCGGCATCCGCCCGTCGACCGCCTTGGCGATCACGCCGGCCAGCACGCCGAGCATCCGCAGGATGACGAAGGTGCGGGCGTTGGTGGGAGCCGGGAAGATCGGCGTCACGAGGGTGCCGGGCTCGGGGAACCGCATCTCGATCAGCGGCACGATGCCCTCGTTGACGTCGAGCTCGGCCATGCGCTCCGGGGTGTCGGCCAGGTTGCGCAGGATCGGCGCCAGCCACTTCTTCATGAAGACGCCGTCGGAGTAGTCCGCGCAGTGGTTGATCGGGCCCTTGGCCTGCTTGGACGTCCCGGAGAAGTCGATGACCAGGCGCTCACCGCCGGGGTCGTCCTCCGGCGTGCGGGTGAGGGTGATCCGCTGCGTGTGCAGCTGC
The nucleotide sequence above comes from Nocardioides massiliensis. Encoded proteins:
- a CDS encoding hydantoinase B/oxoprolinase family protein; amino-acid sequence: MTATTPDLGIHPDTGSRLVPTEFPFEALTEDAGASADPVLVEIVQGTLAAVEMEVETAIGRTSRSPMIRDAHDFRAGIHDRKMRKLTGRSYSALVHPVARDFPLEEMVPGDVFFHNDVYRSEGGIGHLPDLCVTVPVFHTNTETGKPEVVAFVQAFGHHDDIGGAVPGSMPSGATSVYEEGLMVPPIKLWDAGKPVRSALAIMTRNSRTPEALAADLDAECSACLMGAQRLGELFDRYGVQSVESAFDAIIDNSTRTYRREILSKIPVGTWVWEDYAEHDGVDEPQLHTQRITLTRTPEDDPGGERLVIDFSGTSKQAKGPINHCADYSDGVFMKKWLAPILRNLADTPERMAELDVNEGIVPLIEMRFPEPGTLVTPIFPAPTNARTFVILRMLGVLAGVIAKAVDGRMPADQETIRYTGVYGEDLDGRPYLMREVLGGGAGGRYYADGEDTIHVVPDSRNLPTEFTESRFPFLVEKLALAPDSGGAGQFRGGLGYEKHLRMLKDAHFMSIADRSILACWGVKGGKAGAPFRVTINPGTPDERDVDALADAEFVKAGDVIRICTTGGGGWGDPLDRDPALVVRDVTWHKVTPEAALADYGVVLTGSLETDDLGHDAEATAAERERRRAERGEEPFFDRGPGYARLSGGKDAADVDWL